The following coding sequences are from one Thermostaphylospora chromogena window:
- a CDS encoding sugar ABC transporter ATP-binding protein, whose translation MSETGTPRPILALNGVSKSFGAVRALRNVSLELYGGEAHALAGENGAGKSTLVKILAGVHRPDSGTILLDGEPVVFHGPADAQHAGVAVIYQEPTLFPDLPVAENIFMGRQPRAALGRIDRKTMRARTAELFRRLGVSIDPDRPARGLSIADQQLVEIGKALSRDARVLIMDEPTAALSGNEVERLFGVVKALREHGCAVLFISHRLDEIFELCQRVTTLRDGERVASEPVAGLTHDDLIRRMVGRDLDALYPKQETEVGETVLKVDRLTREGVFTDISFEVRKGEIVALAGLVGAGRSEVARAIFGIDRFDAGTVTVGGVRLPPGSPTAAMAAGVALVPEDRRQQGLIMEMSIERNIGLTGLSTLRRGPIISRAAERARARDWAVRLRLKFARLSDGVGVLSGGNQQKVVLAKWLAIGPSVLIVDEPTRGIDVGTKAEVHRLLSELAAQGIAVLMISSDLPEVLGMADRVLVMHEGRLAAEIPRGSATEENVMAAATGRTAA comes from the coding sequence GTGAGCGAAACAGGGACGCCGCGCCCCATCCTCGCGCTGAACGGCGTGAGCAAGTCCTTCGGCGCCGTGCGCGCGCTGCGGAACGTGTCGCTGGAGCTCTACGGCGGGGAAGCGCACGCCCTCGCCGGCGAGAACGGAGCGGGCAAGTCGACCCTGGTGAAGATCCTGGCGGGGGTCCACCGGCCCGACTCCGGCACGATCCTGCTGGACGGTGAACCCGTGGTCTTCCACGGCCCCGCCGACGCGCAGCACGCCGGGGTGGCGGTGATCTACCAGGAACCCACGCTCTTCCCCGACCTGCCGGTGGCCGAGAACATCTTCATGGGCCGCCAGCCCCGCGCCGCGCTGGGCCGCATCGACCGGAAGACCATGCGCGCCCGGACCGCCGAGCTGTTCCGCCGCCTCGGTGTGAGCATCGACCCCGACCGGCCGGCGCGCGGCCTCTCCATCGCCGACCAGCAGCTCGTCGAGATCGGCAAGGCGCTGTCCCGGGACGCCCGCGTCCTGATCATGGACGAGCCGACCGCGGCGCTGTCCGGCAACGAGGTGGAGCGGCTGTTCGGAGTGGTGAAGGCGCTGCGCGAGCACGGGTGCGCGGTGCTGTTCATCTCCCACCGGCTCGACGAGATCTTCGAGCTGTGCCAGCGGGTCACCACCCTGCGCGACGGCGAACGGGTCGCCTCCGAACCGGTCGCCGGGCTCACCCACGACGACCTGATCCGCCGCATGGTCGGCCGCGACCTCGACGCCCTCTACCCCAAGCAGGAGACCGAGGTGGGGGAGACGGTGCTGAAGGTCGACCGGCTCACCAGGGAGGGCGTGTTCACCGACATCTCCTTCGAGGTCCGCAAGGGTGAGATCGTCGCACTGGCCGGGCTCGTCGGGGCCGGGCGCAGCGAAGTCGCCCGGGCGATCTTCGGCATCGACCGGTTCGACGCCGGCACGGTGACCGTCGGCGGGGTACGGCTGCCGCCCGGCTCGCCCACCGCCGCGATGGCGGCCGGTGTCGCGCTCGTCCCCGAGGACCGCCGGCAGCAGGGCCTGATCATGGAGATGTCCATCGAGCGCAACATCGGGCTCACCGGCCTGTCCACGCTACGCCGCGGCCCGATCATCTCCCGCGCCGCCGAGCGCGCCCGCGCCCGAGACTGGGCGGTGCGGCTGCGGCTGAAGTTCGCCCGGCTCTCCGACGGCGTCGGCGTGCTCTCCGGCGGCAACCAGCAGAAGGTGGTGCTGGCCAAGTGGCTGGCCATCGGCCCGTCGGTGCTGATCGTGGACGAGCCCACCCGGGGCATCGACGTCGGCACCAAGGCCGAGGTGCACCGGCTGCTGTCGGAGCTGGCCGCGCAGGGCATCGCCGTACTGATGATCTCCTCCGACCTGCCGGAGGTGCTCGGCATGGCCGACAGGGTGCTCGTCATGCACGAGGGACGGCTGGCCGCCGAGATCCCGCGCGGCTCGGCCACCGAGGAGAACGTCATGGCCGCCGCCACCGGGAGGACCGCCGCATGA
- a CDS encoding ABC transporter permease codes for MSVVEKTSPGISRERGARDLVDLVFRARELSLVAALAVLVAVTAAINPNFLSGQGVTDIMLNASILVLLAVGQSIVVITRNIDLSVGSVVGLVAFTVGDHMAAGGGMLPGIVLGVAVGALCGLINGLLVSLCRVPALVVTLGTLYVIQGVDHYLAHGRQINAVDLPPAMLTLGNGGVLGVPYLPLIAVLVMAALGYYLRSYPSGREFYAIGSSPEAARLAGVPVRRRILAAYLVSGTLAGVGGVLWLARFGTVIADAAQGWELTVVSAVVVGGVAITGGVGSVYGAALGALLLTTIGSALVALRVNPFWQQAITGALLLLAISVDRVLAVRVARLLRKRNVRHGS; via the coding sequence ATGAGCGTGGTGGAGAAGACGTCGCCGGGGATCTCCCGCGAGCGCGGCGCGCGCGACCTGGTCGACCTGGTCTTCCGCGCCCGGGAGCTGAGCCTGGTCGCCGCGCTCGCGGTGCTGGTCGCGGTGACCGCGGCGATCAACCCCAACTTCCTGTCCGGCCAGGGCGTCACGGACATCATGCTGAACGCCTCGATCCTGGTCCTGCTGGCGGTGGGCCAGTCGATCGTGGTGATCACGCGCAACATCGACCTGTCGGTGGGCTCCGTCGTCGGCCTGGTCGCCTTCACCGTCGGCGACCACATGGCCGCGGGCGGCGGCATGCTCCCCGGCATCGTGCTCGGCGTCGCCGTCGGCGCCCTCTGCGGGCTGATCAACGGCCTGCTGGTGAGCCTGTGCCGGGTGCCCGCACTGGTGGTCACCCTCGGCACGCTCTACGTGATCCAGGGGGTGGACCACTACCTGGCGCACGGCCGCCAGATCAACGCGGTGGACCTGCCGCCCGCCATGCTGACGCTGGGCAACGGCGGCGTGCTGGGCGTGCCGTACCTGCCGCTGATCGCCGTGCTCGTCATGGCCGCCCTCGGCTACTACCTGCGCTCCTACCCCTCGGGCCGGGAGTTCTACGCGATCGGCTCCAGCCCCGAGGCCGCGCGGCTGGCCGGCGTGCCGGTACGCCGCCGCATCCTGGCCGCCTACCTGGTCAGCGGCACGCTCGCCGGGGTCGGCGGGGTGCTGTGGCTGGCCAGGTTCGGCACCGTGATCGCCGACGCCGCGCAGGGCTGGGAGCTGACCGTGGTGAGCGCGGTCGTGGTCGGCGGCGTGGCGATCACCGGCGGCGTCGGCTCGGTGTACGGCGCGGCACTCGGCGCGCTGCTGCTGACCACGATCGGCAGCGCCCTGGTCGCGCTCCGGGTCAACCCGTTCTGGCAGCAGGCCATCACCGGCGCCCTGCTGCTGCTGGCGATCAGCGTGGACCGCGTGCTCGCCGTGCGTGTCGCCCGTCTGCTGCGAAAGAGGAACGTCCGCCATGGCTCCTGA
- a CDS encoding ABC transporter permease gives MAPEKTAPASGRAGLGRFARWDVLLTALLIVVFLGGSATSDGFARMDNLSFALGDLSEIALIALTMTLLVVAAEVDLSVASMLGLSSALIGAMWDGGWAIETIIPFVVCVGAVCGLVNGLLVTRLGLPSLAVTIGTLALYRGLAYVVLGDKAVAEFPPNYMALAVDDVPGTPIPYPIALFILLAVITAIALHATGFGRALFAIGAQEEAAFFAGIRVKRIKLLLFVLSGTVAAFAGVVYTLRYGSARADNGLGIELAVIAAVLLGGVDFDGGKGTLGGVIAGVLLIGLLRNLLMLNDVATEIQAIVTGLLLIVSVLTPRLVAVVRQRRRAPALRAPTS, from the coding sequence ATGGCTCCTGAGAAGACGGCGCCCGCCTCCGGCCGCGCCGGTCTGGGCCGGTTCGCGCGCTGGGACGTGCTGCTCACCGCCCTGCTGATCGTGGTGTTCCTGGGCGGTTCGGCCACCTCCGACGGCTTCGCCCGGATGGACAACCTGTCCTTCGCGCTCGGCGATCTCAGCGAGATCGCGCTGATCGCGCTGACGATGACGCTGCTCGTCGTCGCCGCCGAGGTGGACCTGTCGGTGGCCTCGATGCTCGGCCTGTCCAGCGCGCTGATCGGCGCGATGTGGGACGGCGGCTGGGCGATCGAGACGATCATCCCGTTCGTGGTCTGCGTGGGCGCCGTCTGCGGGCTGGTCAACGGCCTGCTGGTCACCCGGCTCGGCCTGCCGTCGCTGGCCGTCACCATCGGTACGCTCGCGCTCTACCGCGGCCTGGCCTACGTCGTGCTCGGCGACAAGGCCGTGGCGGAGTTCCCGCCGAACTACATGGCGCTGGCCGTGGACGACGTGCCCGGCACCCCCATCCCGTACCCGATCGCGCTGTTCATCCTGCTGGCCGTGATCACCGCGATCGCGCTGCACGCCACCGGCTTCGGCCGTGCGCTGTTCGCGATCGGCGCCCAGGAGGAGGCGGCGTTCTTCGCCGGCATCCGGGTCAAGCGGATCAAACTGCTGCTGTTCGTCCTGTCCGGCACCGTCGCCGCCTTCGCGGGGGTGGTCTACACCCTCCGGTACGGCAGCGCCCGCGCGGACAATGGCCTGGGCATCGAACTGGCCGTGATCGCCGCCGTGCTGCTCGGCGGAGTCGACTTCGACGGCGGTAAGGGCACCCTCGGCGGTGTGATCGCCGGGGTGCTGCTCATCGGCCTGCTGCGCAACCTGCTCATGCTCAACGACGTCGCGACCGAGATCCAGGCGATCGTCACCGGACTGCTTCTGATCGTCTCGGTGCTCACCCCGCGCCTGGTGGCGGTGGTCCGGCAACGCCGCCGCGCACCGGCTCTGCGCGCACCGACCTCGTGA
- the rhaS gene encoding rhamnose ABC transporter substrate-binding protein, with amino-acid sequence MVITTVRRFAATIVVSLLATGLVACGGTTKDSTTGSAASPAPAQPAQASADPDAPLKEGLKLAFLPKQINNPYLTILDNAGIEAAKEFKGEAKEVGPSDASASSQISYINTLIQQRQDVILISANDANAVCNPLKQAMAQGIKVVAYDSDAAEECRHLFINQASSEEVGRSQVKMLAEMIDYKGEIAILSATANATNQNTWIEFMKDELAKPEYKDMKLVKVAYGDDDDQKSFQETQGLLQAYPNLKGIISPTTVGISAAARYISGSKYKGEVVLTGLGTPNQMRQYVKDGTVEKFALWNPEDLGYLAAYAGAALASGQITGAEGETFKAGRLGERTIGENGEVILGPPFTFDKSNIDDFDF; translated from the coding sequence ATGGTGATCACCACCGTCAGGCGGTTCGCCGCAACGATCGTGGTCAGCCTGCTCGCGACGGGCCTGGTGGCCTGCGGCGGCACCACCAAGGACTCGACGACCGGATCGGCCGCGTCCCCGGCGCCGGCGCAGCCGGCCCAGGCGTCGGCGGACCCCGACGCGCCGCTCAAGGAAGGGTTGAAGCTCGCCTTCCTGCCCAAGCAGATCAACAACCCGTACCTGACCATCCTCGACAACGCCGGCATCGAGGCCGCCAAGGAGTTCAAGGGCGAGGCCAAGGAGGTCGGCCCGTCCGACGCCTCCGCCTCCTCGCAGATCTCCTACATCAACACGCTGATCCAGCAGCGGCAGGACGTCATCCTGATCTCGGCCAACGACGCCAACGCGGTGTGCAACCCGCTCAAGCAGGCCATGGCGCAGGGCATCAAGGTCGTCGCCTACGACTCCGACGCCGCCGAGGAGTGCCGCCACCTGTTCATCAACCAGGCCTCCTCCGAGGAGGTCGGGCGCAGCCAGGTCAAGATGCTGGCCGAGATGATCGACTACAAGGGTGAGATCGCGATCCTGTCCGCGACGGCGAACGCGACCAACCAGAACACCTGGATCGAGTTCATGAAGGACGAGCTCGCCAAGCCCGAGTACAAGGACATGAAGCTGGTCAAGGTCGCCTACGGCGACGACGACGACCAGAAGTCCTTCCAGGAGACCCAGGGCCTGCTCCAGGCCTACCCGAACCTCAAGGGCATCATCTCGCCGACGACCGTCGGCATCTCCGCCGCCGCCCGCTACATCTCCGGCTCCAAGTACAAGGGCGAGGTCGTGCTGACCGGCCTGGGCACGCCGAACCAGATGCGGCAGTACGTCAAGGACGGCACGGTGGAGAAGTTCGCCCTGTGGAACCCGGAGGACCTGGGCTACCTGGCCGCCTACGCCGGCGCCGCGCTGGCCTCCGGCCAGATCACCGGTGCGGAGGGCGAGACCTTCAAGGCAGGCAGGCTCGGCGAGCGCACGATCGGCGAGAACGGCGAGGTCATCCTCGGCCCGCCGTTCACCTTCGACAAGAGCAACATCGACGACTTCGACTTCTGA
- the fahA gene encoding fumarylacetoacetase, whose translation MTGCWVPVPEGSHFPADNLPYGVFSTPGTPPRVGTAIGGHVLDLGAVLDDDVFRTGSLNAHLAQGPAAWARTRERIAGLLSDERHRPAVEPHLTPLDEVTLHLPFEVADYVDFYASEHHAAALGRILRPGSDPLPPNWRHLPIGYHGRAGTVVVSGTPVVRPRGQRKDPGRAAPSDGPSRRLDVEVEVGFVVGVPSPLGTPVPAAAFADHVFGVVLVNDWSARDIQAWEYVPLGPFLGKSFATSISPWVVPLAALEAARRPVPVQDPPPLGHLRGGGDWGLDITLELELNGEVVSRPPYASMYWSPAQMLAHLTSGGASLRTGDLYASGTVSGPGPGQAGSLIEITHGGREPIVLGDGSKRTFLEDGDVVTIRAFAPSVSGGRIGFGEVTGRVEPARPRPC comes from the coding sequence TTGACCGGTTGCTGGGTCCCCGTGCCGGAGGGGTCGCACTTCCCGGCGGACAACCTGCCCTACGGGGTCTTCTCCACCCCCGGCACGCCGCCGCGGGTCGGCACCGCCATCGGCGGTCACGTGCTGGACCTCGGCGCGGTGCTCGACGACGACGTCTTCCGCACCGGCAGCCTCAACGCCCACCTGGCGCAGGGCCCGGCCGCGTGGGCGAGGACGCGCGAGCGGATCGCCGGGCTGCTGTCGGACGAACGCCACCGGCCCGCCGTCGAACCGCACCTCACACCGCTGGACGAGGTCACCCTGCATCTGCCCTTCGAGGTCGCCGACTACGTCGACTTCTACGCCAGCGAACACCACGCAGCCGCCCTCGGCCGCATCCTGCGCCCCGGCTCCGATCCGCTGCCGCCGAACTGGAGGCACCTGCCGATCGGCTACCACGGCAGGGCGGGCACGGTCGTGGTCTCCGGCACGCCCGTGGTGCGTCCGCGCGGCCAGCGGAAAGACCCCGGCCGGGCCGCACCGAGCGACGGCCCGAGCCGCAGGCTCGACGTCGAGGTGGAGGTCGGCTTCGTGGTGGGCGTGCCGAGCCCGCTGGGCACCCCGGTTCCGGCCGCCGCGTTCGCCGACCACGTCTTCGGCGTGGTGCTGGTCAACGACTGGTCGGCCAGGGACATCCAGGCGTGGGAGTACGTGCCGCTAGGGCCGTTCCTCGGCAAGTCCTTCGCCACGTCGATCTCGCCCTGGGTGGTGCCGCTGGCCGCGCTGGAGGCGGCCCGCCGCCCCGTCCCCGTCCAGGACCCGCCTCCGCTCGGCCACCTGCGCGGGGGCGGGGACTGGGGACTGGACATCACGCTGGAGCTGGAGCTGAACGGCGAGGTCGTGTCCCGCCCGCCGTACGCGTCGATGTACTGGTCGCCGGCGCAGATGCTGGCGCACCTCACCTCGGGCGGGGCGAGCCTGCGCACCGGCGACCTGTACGCCTCGGGCACGGTGTCGGGCCCGGGTCCCGGCCAGGCGGGCTCGCTCATCGAGATCACCCACGGCGGGCGGGAGCCGATCGTCCTCGGCGACGGGTCGAAGCGGACCTTCCTGGAGGACGGCGACGTGGTGACCATCCGCGCCTTCGCCCCCTCGGTCTCCGGCGGGCGGATCGGCTTCGGCGAGGTCACCGGCCGCGTCGAACCCGCCAGGCCCCGGCCGTGCTGA